The following proteins come from a genomic window of Gimesia chilikensis:
- a CDS encoding class I SAM-dependent methyltransferase, producing the protein MPVENCKRYLDEIGYPVTLVELSFTGEFQFEESIKIKGDITKSNMWQKERLINIGISAQPPEVDAVAWIDADAIFQNPYWYEETRQLLSEHPIVQLYSHIEYLDPYGHVDRKLNSWSYNYHNNITDRYGTPGLAWAARREVISDGIYDQDIVGGGDSHLIASWIDRTEWVEKKYLALRRPAAGFAEWKQRQLPRVNGDIACLSGTIKHLFHGCKSNRQYTERLDILHRHNFDIDDIRVNEEGIWEWASNKPGLHRDVANYFFDRKEDEILPNRQPQRVAKMEQYNTSYYDRKYSRGDFNYDPVRHHKWLKNNLIERFNLRTGDILLDLGCGKGLHASLLASEGLQVFGIEPSREGIKGAIDRRSDAIFICAGASELSKYFDKQYFDMIFCRGMSWFHRELDQVCPSTGVNVSEKIEGFFRFIKPGGLFVLQIWTDFSGSRPANDIHNNRLADYIKIFAPHGEIIHVSNWDGVALVSDEQAEQEKGGIVIATRKPMA; encoded by the coding sequence ATGCCCGTCGAAAACTGTAAACGATACTTGGATGAAATCGGTTATCCCGTGACGCTGGTTGAACTTTCATTTACCGGAGAATTCCAGTTCGAAGAGTCAATAAAAATCAAGGGTGACATTACCAAGTCTAATATGTGGCAAAAAGAACGTCTGATTAATATTGGGATTTCAGCTCAACCTCCGGAAGTTGACGCTGTTGCTTGGATCGATGCCGATGCAATTTTCCAGAATCCGTACTGGTATGAGGAAACCAGGCAGTTATTGAGTGAGCACCCCATAGTACAGCTTTATAGTCACATCGAGTATTTGGATCCATATGGTCATGTAGATCGCAAATTGAACAGTTGGTCTTATAACTATCATAATAATATTACAGATCGATATGGAACTCCAGGACTCGCATGGGCTGCACGCCGTGAAGTTATTTCAGATGGTATTTATGACCAGGATATTGTCGGTGGTGGAGATTCACATCTGATAGCCAGTTGGATTGACCGAACAGAATGGGTCGAGAAGAAGTATCTGGCTCTGAGACGCCCTGCTGCTGGATTTGCTGAGTGGAAACAGCGGCAGTTACCACGCGTCAATGGTGATATTGCCTGTTTATCAGGAACGATCAAGCATCTTTTCCATGGATGCAAATCCAATCGGCAATACACCGAGCGCTTGGATATATTGCATCGCCACAACTTTGATATTGATGACATTAGAGTCAATGAGGAGGGAATCTGGGAATGGGCCAGTAATAAGCCCGGATTACATCGTGATGTGGCTAATTATTTTTTCGATCGGAAAGAGGATGAAATTCTTCCGAACAGACAACCCCAGAGAGTCGCAAAAATGGAACAGTACAATACCAGCTATTACGACAGAAAATATTCACGTGGAGATTTTAACTATGATCCAGTTCGACATCATAAATGGCTTAAAAATAATTTGATCGAACGATTCAATCTGAGAACTGGAGATATTTTACTTGATCTGGGATGTGGTAAAGGACTACATGCTTCTTTATTAGCCAGTGAGGGACTCCAAGTGTTTGGAATTGAACCTTCACGTGAAGGTATTAAAGGAGCCATAGATCGAAGATCAGATGCAATTTTTATCTGCGCTGGCGCATCTGAGCTGTCAAAATATTTTGACAAACAATACTTCGATATGATCTTTTGCAGAGGAATGTCTTGGTTTCATCGGGAATTGGACCAGGTCTGCCCTTCGACCGGTGTGAACGTATCGGAAAAAATTGAGGGATTTTTTCGATTTATTAAACCGGGAGGACTGTTTGTATTGCAGATCTGGACTGACTTTTCAGGCAGCAGGCCTGCCAATGATATTCATAACAATCGTCTCGCAGACTACATCAAAATATTTGCTCCCCACGGTGAAATTATTCATGTTTCCAACTGGGATGGAGTGGCTCTGGTCAGTGACGAGCAGGCTGAACAGGAAAAAGGGGGGATTGTCATTGCCACTCGTAAGCCGATGGCATAA
- a CDS encoding class I SAM-dependent methyltransferase has product MNEYWEQRKDLNYYKQVNRWLQELTEYKSLIDVGSADTPVATFGEFESRTAINYLPFPQLGGVTCIQADWMETDLKADVITCLQVLEHFEADYLKRFVEKIFRSSRVAILSVPYLWPEGACEGHKQDPVNIQKFLQLTGREPERITIVKDGTRERLVSLFKGDL; this is encoded by the coding sequence ATGAACGAATATTGGGAGCAGAGAAAAGACCTGAACTATTATAAGCAGGTTAATCGGTGGCTTCAGGAGCTGACAGAATATAAATCTCTGATTGATGTAGGCTCAGCGGACACACCTGTTGCCACATTTGGAGAGTTCGAAAGTCGAACGGCCATCAATTACCTACCATTTCCGCAGTTGGGAGGTGTTACGTGCATTCAAGCTGATTGGATGGAAACAGATTTGAAAGCAGATGTCATTACCTGTTTACAAGTTCTGGAACACTTCGAGGCTGACTATTTAAAACGTTTTGTCGAAAAAATTTTCCGTAGTTCAAGAGTGGCAATTCTTTCTGTTCCTTATCTGTGGCCAGAAGGGGCCTGCGAAGGTCATAAGCAAGACCCGGTTAACATACAGAAATTTTTGCAACTGACAGGTAGGGAACCTGAAAGAATCACCATTGTAAAAGACGGTACCCGTGAAAGGCTGGTCTCACTATTCAAAGGAGATTTGTAA